A genome region from Baekduia alba includes the following:
- a CDS encoding DNA-3-methyladenine glycosylase family protein produces MVRAAQPAADRVVIGARGAATDLCEEAIARVRVAFGVDESLRGFYERFRDDPLIGPSVRSRPHLRVTRRVDPFEALAWAICEQLIEYERAAGIERLIVWRLGRSAPSWDGTSTLHDLPTAATLAGTAPALLQSFDLGAARALSLVRASGEVASGRADLWAADPEPAWRRLRAIPGIGSWTIAVLALHGQGRHDVLPAGDLAYIKLVGRALADGRPSARATEEEVLDYFAAYEGWMGLAGIHALGGLATGAGAATRFAAAA; encoded by the coding sequence GTGGTGCGGGCCGCGCAGCCGGCGGCGGATCGGGTCGTGATCGGCGCGCGGGGTGCGGCGACGGATCTGTGCGAGGAGGCGATCGCGCGGGTGCGGGTCGCGTTCGGCGTCGACGAGTCGCTGCGCGGGTTCTACGAGCGGTTCCGCGACGATCCGCTGATCGGGCCGTCGGTCCGGTCGCGGCCGCATCTGCGCGTGACGCGCCGTGTCGATCCGTTCGAGGCGCTCGCGTGGGCGATCTGCGAGCAGCTGATCGAGTACGAGCGTGCCGCCGGGATCGAGCGGCTGATCGTGTGGCGGCTGGGGCGCAGCGCGCCGAGCTGGGACGGGACGAGCACGCTGCACGACCTGCCGACCGCCGCGACGCTCGCGGGGACCGCGCCCGCGTTGTTGCAGTCCTTCGACCTCGGCGCGGCGCGGGCGCTCTCGCTCGTGAGGGCGTCGGGCGAGGTCGCCTCCGGCCGCGCGGACCTGTGGGCGGCCGACCCGGAGCCGGCCTGGCGCCGGCTGCGCGCGATCCCGGGCATCGGCTCCTGGACCATCGCGGTGCTCGCCCTCCACGGCCAGGGCCGCCACGACGTCCTGCCCGCCGGCGACTTGGCCTACATCAAGCTCGTCGGCCGCGCGCTGGCCGACGGCCGCCCCTCGGCGCGCGCGACCGAGGAGGAGGTCCTGGACTACTTCGCCGCCTACGAGGGCTGGATGGGCCTCGCCGGCATCCACGCGCTCGGCGGCCTCGCCACGGGCGCCGGCGCGGCGACCCGCTTCGCGGCCGCGGCGTAG
- a CDS encoding ABC transporter ATP-binding protein yields MEPRDVEGDVQLTGVTRRFGDVVALSDVSLAAAPGEVVAVVGPSGSGKSTLLELVCGLQAPDAGTVRADRAVLMPQRDLLLPWLDARDNAALPLRIAGVKRDAARAQAHTLLGELGLDGFEHARTWELSGGMRQRVAVARTLLSGAPLLCLDEPFGALDAITRGEAQAWLAAVLAATPRTVLLVTHDVEEAAVLGDRIVVLSARPGRVVADLRVDLPRPRDPTDPAVVAVRARAFEALREGRS; encoded by the coding sequence GTGGAGCCTCGCGACGTTGAAGGCGACGTGCAACTCACCGGCGTGACGCGGCGGTTCGGCGATGTCGTCGCCCTGAGCGACGTGTCGCTCGCGGCCGCCCCCGGCGAGGTCGTCGCCGTCGTCGGACCCAGCGGCAGCGGGAAGTCGACGCTGCTGGAGCTCGTCTGCGGCCTCCAGGCGCCCGACGCCGGGACCGTGCGGGCCGACCGCGCCGTCCTGATGCCCCAGCGCGACCTCCTGCTCCCGTGGCTCGACGCGCGTGACAACGCGGCGCTGCCGCTGCGGATCGCGGGCGTCAAGCGCGACGCGGCGCGCGCGCAGGCGCACACGCTGCTGGGCGAGCTCGGCCTCGACGGCTTCGAGCACGCCCGGACGTGGGAGCTGTCGGGCGGCATGCGCCAGCGCGTCGCGGTCGCGCGCACGCTGCTCTCCGGCGCGCCGCTGCTGTGCCTCGACGAGCCGTTCGGCGCGCTGGACGCCATCACGCGCGGCGAGGCGCAGGCGTGGCTGGCCGCGGTCCTGGCCGCGACGCCGCGCACCGTCCTGCTGGTCACGCACGACGTCGAGGAGGCCGCGGTGCTCGGCGACCGCATCGTCGTCCTGTCGGCGCGGCCCGGCCGGGTGGTCGCCGACCTCCGGGTCGACCTCCCCCGCCCGCGCGATCCCACCGACCCGGCCGTGGTCGCGGTGCGGGCGCGCGCCTTCGAGGCGCTGCGCGAGGGGCGGTCGTAG
- a CDS encoding PhzF family phenazine biosynthesis protein — MSADVRVDHWVAFADGPGGGNPCPVVRGADGWSDAEMQAAAAELGHETCFVLAPSGGADAVVRLRYFVPRHEMEMCVHATVAASVALGLEDGAGVETPLGVRRVWRPSAGAALVEQFAPEVGPVVEDVDAVAAVLGGARPVAEVRSVSTARAKLLVGLADEATLDGLAPDFEALWTLCDLLGTTGIYAYTLNARDADVAARQFPVRAGFDEDPATGVAACALGAWLAGAGDGWHRLRVAQGRAMGRPSLIDAEALRADGAVVATRVGGEAAPAAP, encoded by the coding sequence GTGAGCGCGGACGTGCGGGTCGACCACTGGGTCGCGTTCGCCGACGGGCCGGGTGGCGGGAACCCGTGCCCGGTCGTGCGCGGCGCCGACGGGTGGAGCGACGCGGAGATGCAGGCCGCGGCGGCGGAGCTCGGGCACGAGACGTGCTTCGTGCTGGCGCCTTCCGGTGGCGCCGACGCCGTCGTGCGGCTGCGCTACTTCGTGCCGCGCCACGAGATGGAGATGTGCGTCCACGCGACGGTCGCGGCGAGCGTGGCGCTGGGGTTGGAGGACGGCGCGGGCGTCGAGACACCGCTCGGCGTCCGGCGGGTGTGGCGACCGAGCGCCGGCGCGGCGCTGGTGGAGCAGTTCGCGCCGGAGGTCGGGCCGGTCGTCGAGGACGTCGACGCGGTCGCGGCCGTCCTGGGCGGCGCCCGTCCCGTCGCGGAGGTCCGCTCGGTGTCCACGGCGCGCGCCAAGCTCCTGGTCGGGCTCGCCGACGAGGCGACGCTCGACGGGCTGGCGCCGGACTTCGAGGCGCTGTGGACCCTGTGCGACCTGCTGGGCACGACCGGCATCTACGCCTACACCTTGAACGCCCGCGACGCCGACGTCGCGGCCCGGCAGTTCCCGGTGCGCGCGGGCTTCGACGAGGACCCGGCGACCGGTGTGGCGGCGTGCGCGCTGGGCGCGTGGCTGGCGGGCGCGGGCGACGGGTGGCATCGGCTGCGCGTCGCGCAGGGTCGCGCGATGGGCCGGCCGTCGCTGATCGACGCCGAGGCGCTGCGCGCCGACGGCGCCGTGGTCGCGACCCGCGTGGGCGGCGAGGCGGCGCCGGCGGCGCCGTGA
- a CDS encoding VWA domain-containing protein, with translation MAGRLLEFGEELRGEGVAIGTSELLDAFVALQHVPWTAQVDFREALAATLAKSQDDRRVFELVFDRFFFRAAELAAIEEGVREAGGISPDDAGALDMEELRRQVAQAVRDGNEALMRDLARLAIAAFGRQGEGSGVIGVDVQRIRRSLALRTDPQPELPEEDPRRDGLPRDEIRRFEQMLRKELERTQIERTEQLSPARPLNELDRALPSGPLQDLAAVHRVVAQLKRRLKTQGNEQRGQKRHAAVDMRKTMRASLEFGGVPAVIKEKPIRPRRPEIYVLCDVSTSVTSASVFFLSVLHALHDSFRKMRSFVFIERISEVTEIFAKERDFKAVSEAIGRDSGVADISGYTDYGRVWTEFRELVEDDLHPRATVIVLGDARTNGRDPRADIFAQISAKAGRTFWLNPEPRLYWNYGDSVISAYEQHCEAYECWTTQQLEDFVKALTRPMRH, from the coding sequence ATGGCCGGGCGCCTGCTCGAGTTCGGCGAGGAGCTGCGCGGCGAGGGCGTCGCGATCGGGACGTCTGAGCTGCTGGACGCGTTCGTCGCGCTCCAGCACGTCCCCTGGACCGCGCAGGTCGACTTCCGCGAGGCGCTCGCCGCGACGCTGGCCAAGTCCCAGGACGACCGGCGCGTCTTCGAGCTCGTCTTCGACCGCTTCTTCTTCCGCGCGGCCGAGCTGGCCGCGATCGAGGAGGGCGTGCGCGAGGCGGGTGGGATCTCGCCCGACGACGCCGGTGCGCTGGACATGGAGGAGCTGCGCCGCCAGGTCGCCCAGGCGGTCCGGGACGGCAACGAGGCGCTCATGCGCGACCTCGCGCGCCTGGCGATCGCCGCGTTCGGGCGCCAGGGCGAGGGCTCCGGCGTCATCGGCGTCGACGTCCAGCGCATCCGGCGCTCGCTGGCGCTGCGGACCGACCCGCAGCCCGAGCTGCCCGAGGAGGACCCGCGCCGCGACGGCCTGCCGCGCGACGAGATCCGGCGCTTCGAGCAGATGCTGCGCAAGGAGCTGGAGCGCACGCAGATCGAGCGCACCGAGCAGCTGTCGCCCGCGCGCCCGCTCAACGAGCTGGACCGCGCGCTGCCGTCCGGCCCGCTCCAGGACCTCGCCGCGGTGCATCGCGTCGTCGCCCAGCTCAAGCGCCGGCTCAAGACGCAGGGCAACGAGCAGCGCGGGCAGAAGCGCCACGCCGCGGTCGACATGCGCAAGACGATGCGCGCGTCGCTGGAGTTCGGCGGTGTCCCGGCGGTCATCAAGGAGAAGCCGATCCGCCCGCGGCGACCCGAGATCTACGTGCTCTGCGACGTGTCGACGTCGGTCACCAGCGCGTCGGTGTTCTTCCTGTCGGTGCTGCACGCGCTGCACGACTCGTTCCGCAAGATGCGCTCGTTCGTGTTCATCGAGCGGATCTCCGAGGTCACCGAGATCTTCGCCAAGGAGCGCGACTTCAAGGCCGTGTCCGAGGCGATCGGACGCGACTCCGGCGTCGCCGACATCTCCGGCTACACCGACTATGGCCGGGTCTGGACCGAGTTCCGCGAGCTGGTCGAGGACGACCTGCACCCGCGCGCGACGGTCATCGTCCTCGGCGACGCGCGCACCAACGGCCGCGACCCGCGCGCCGACATCTTCGCTCAGATCTCCGCCAAGGCCGGCCGCACCTTCTGGCTCAACCCCGAGCCGCGGTTGTACTGGAACTACGGCGACAGCGTCATCAGCGCCTACGAGCAGCACTGCGAGGCCTACGAGTGCTGGACCACCCAGCAGCTCGAGGACTTCGTCAAGGCGCTCACGCGCCCGATGCGCCACTAG
- the ggt gene encoding gamma-glutamyltransferase, whose translation MSRSPLAVLLVAVACCAASLAPSVAGAVQGSRYHDGVTSTAGVVATESPAAARAGRAVLAKGGNAIDAAVTTVFALNAARPQSCGIGGGGYMMYRSPDGKTRALDFRETAPAAFKADSLLPPGLHKTFTGHLTVGVPGTLAGMNAALERFGTLSLPEALAPAEKLAREGVHVTTSLSGATARRQKDIALFRAAAGIYLKNGQPYAPGDLLVNTDLARTLRTIMRHGIGAFYGGPIARLIVRDMRAPRPDTKDPGLLTVKDFKAYKPVWRIPLHGTYRGRDVYAIPPSSSGGTTMLEMLNILEGYDLHGMGEGSAQAITAIAEAQKIAWADRGAYTADPAYQRQPTAQLLSKDYAAARRSEINLSKAGSFPPGVFPAGPTALGAGEDVNPRGSTTHVSVVDAKGGAVAVTCTIEQEFGSTVVAPGTGFLLNNELTDFSSPGTANAPAPGKRPRSSINPTIVVQSGKPVLVAGAAGGSTIIMGPTLAVIDTVDFGMTLPQSVDAERFDDQGTNKLMIEDGRIAPDVLGQLTSEGYTLTKQGEYGVVPRMQLAGLAPGPAGLATAVSDSRSDRGSLAVPPSAPPPVKAPAR comes from the coding sequence ATGTCGCGTTCGCCGCTCGCCGTCCTCCTCGTCGCCGTCGCCTGCTGCGCCGCGTCGCTCGCGCCCTCCGTGGCGGGTGCGGTGCAGGGGTCGCGCTACCACGACGGCGTGACCTCGACCGCGGGCGTGGTGGCGACCGAGTCGCCGGCCGCGGCGCGAGCCGGCCGCGCGGTGCTCGCCAAGGGCGGCAACGCCATCGACGCGGCGGTGACGACGGTCTTCGCGCTGAACGCCGCGCGGCCGCAGTCCTGCGGGATCGGCGGCGGCGGGTACATGATGTACCGGTCGCCCGACGGCAAGACGCGCGCGCTGGACTTCCGCGAGACGGCGCCGGCGGCGTTCAAGGCCGACTCGCTCCTGCCGCCCGGGCTGCACAAGACGTTCACCGGCCACCTGACCGTCGGCGTGCCCGGGACGCTGGCCGGGATGAACGCGGCGCTGGAGCGCTTCGGCACGCTCTCGCTGCCCGAGGCGCTGGCGCCGGCCGAGAAGCTCGCGCGCGAGGGCGTGCACGTCACGACGTCGCTGTCGGGCGCGACGGCGCGGCGCCAGAAGGACATCGCCCTGTTCCGCGCGGCGGCCGGCATCTACCTCAAGAACGGCCAGCCCTACGCGCCCGGCGACCTGCTGGTCAACACCGACCTGGCGCGCACGCTGCGCACCATCATGCGCCACGGCATCGGCGCGTTCTACGGTGGGCCGATCGCGCGGCTGATCGTCCGCGACATGCGCGCCCCGCGCCCGGACACCAAGGACCCCGGGTTGCTCACCGTCAAGGACTTCAAGGCCTACAAGCCGGTGTGGCGCATCCCGCTGCACGGCACCTACCGCGGGCGCGACGTGTACGCGATCCCGCCGTCGAGCTCGGGCGGGACGACGATGCTCGAGATGTTGAACATCCTGGAGGGCTATGACCTGCACGGCATGGGCGAGGGCAGCGCGCAGGCGATCACGGCGATCGCCGAGGCGCAGAAGATCGCCTGGGCCGACCGCGGCGCCTACACCGCCGACCCGGCCTACCAGCGTCAGCCGACCGCCCAGCTGCTGTCCAAGGACTACGCCGCCGCGCGGCGGAGCGAGATCAACCTGAGCAAGGCGGGGTCCTTCCCACCCGGCGTCTTCCCGGCCGGCCCGACCGCGCTCGGCGCCGGCGAGGACGTCAATCCGCGCGGCTCCACGACCCACGTCAGCGTCGTCGACGCCAAGGGCGGCGCCGTCGCGGTCACGTGCACGATCGAGCAGGAGTTCGGCAGCACCGTCGTCGCGCCCGGCACCGGGTTCCTGCTCAACAACGAGCTGACCGACTTCAGCAGCCCGGGCACGGCCAACGCGCCGGCGCCGGGCAAGCGCCCGCGCTCGTCGATCAACCCCACCATCGTGGTCCAGTCCGGCAAGCCGGTCCTGGTCGCCGGCGCGGCCGGCGGCTCGACGATCATCATGGGCCCGACGCTCGCGGTGATCGACACGGTGGACTTCGGGATGACCCTCCCGCAGTCCGTCGACGCCGAGCGCTTCGACGACCAGGGCACCAACAAGCTCATGATCGAGGACGGCCGGATCGCGCCCGACGTGCTCGGCCAGCTCACGAGCGAGGGCTACACCTTGACCAAGCAGGGCGAGTACGGCGTCGTCCCGCGCATGCAGCTCGCGGGCCTCGCCCCGGGCCCGGCCGGCCTGGCGACCGCGGTGTCGGACTCCCGCTCGGACCGCGGCTCGCTGGCGGTGCCGCCGTCCGCGCCGCCGCCGGTGAAGGCGCCGGCGCGGTAG
- a CDS encoding ABC transporter substrate-binding protein: protein MTSRIRPRTAVLMVIALATVLALSACGAKKDVTTTRGPVDHITVVLDYLPNADHAPIYAAQKIGAFKAAGLDVTLRVPSDPAAPLKQVAAGQADLAISYEPELLLARDKGLRVASVGALIQKPLTSIMSLHGKVKTPKDLADAKVGTAGIPYQSAYLKTIASEAGVDPGSIDEVNVGFNLVPSMLSKKVDATLGAFWNVEGVQLQRQHKDPTIIKMDEAGVPTYQELIFAADMDKLRTKGYGAIVRRFLQAVSRGAKAVKANPQLGADALVASDKDLDAATTLAQVKATLPVFFPEDASYPWGYQNADEWKAYGQWMLDNKLVQALPRATSITNEFLPGRGI from the coding sequence ATGACGTCGCGCATCCGGCCCCGCACCGCCGTTCTCATGGTCATTGCCTTGGCCACCGTCCTCGCGCTCAGCGCGTGCGGCGCCAAGAAGGACGTCACCACCACGCGTGGGCCGGTCGACCACATCACCGTCGTCCTCGACTACCTGCCCAACGCCGACCACGCGCCGATCTACGCCGCGCAGAAGATCGGCGCGTTCAAGGCCGCGGGCCTGGACGTGACGCTCCGCGTCCCGTCCGACCCCGCCGCGCCGCTCAAGCAGGTCGCCGCCGGGCAGGCCGACCTCGCGATCTCCTACGAGCCCGAGCTGCTGCTCGCGCGCGACAAGGGGCTGCGGGTGGCGTCGGTCGGCGCGCTGATCCAGAAGCCGCTGACGTCGATCATGTCGCTGCACGGCAAGGTCAAGACGCCCAAGGACCTCGCGGACGCGAAGGTCGGGACGGCGGGGATCCCGTACCAGTCGGCCTACCTGAAGACGATCGCCTCCGAGGCCGGCGTGGACCCGGGCTCGATCGACGAGGTCAACGTGGGGTTCAACCTCGTCCCGAGCATGTTGTCCAAGAAGGTCGACGCGACGCTCGGCGCGTTCTGGAACGTCGAGGGCGTCCAGCTCCAGCGCCAGCACAAGGACCCCACCATCATCAAGATGGACGAGGCCGGCGTGCCGACCTACCAGGAGCTGATCTTCGCCGCCGACATGGACAAGCTGCGCACCAAGGGCTACGGCGCGATCGTGCGGCGCTTCCTGCAGGCGGTGTCGCGCGGCGCGAAGGCCGTGAAGGCCAACCCGCAGCTGGGCGCCGACGCGCTCGTCGCCTCCGACAAGGACCTCGACGCGGCGACGACGCTGGCCCAGGTCAAGGCGACGCTCCCGGTGTTCTTCCCCGAGGACGCCAGCTACCCGTGGGGCTATCAGAACGCCGACGAGTGGAAGGCCTACGGGCAGTGGATGTTGGACAACAAGCTCGTCCAGGCGCTGCCGCGGGCGACGTCGATCACGAACGAGTTCCTGCCGGGGCGCGGGATCTAG
- a CDS encoding ABC transporter permease: MLAVLIVLALLGAWELYARLGGVDDFILPAPDQVASSLWHDRGLLWDNLLVTTQEMVLGLLLSLVCGAALALALHRFRPLRRATYPLLVGTQAVPIVVIAPLLAAWFGYGILPKLVIVALVCFFPIVVTTLDGLRAVDPEQHKLLKTLGASPMQTFRWVEAPAALPAALSGAKIAVAVGGIAAVFAEYSGSERGLGHLLLQSIPQLETARAWAAVVVLAALAIACFSLLALAERRLAPWAHRRKDLDA, encoded by the coding sequence ATGCTCGCCGTGCTCATCGTCCTCGCCCTGCTCGGCGCCTGGGAGCTGTACGCCCGCCTCGGCGGCGTCGACGACTTCATCCTGCCCGCGCCCGACCAGGTCGCGTCGTCGCTCTGGCACGACCGCGGCCTGTTGTGGGACAACCTGCTCGTCACGACCCAGGAGATGGTCCTTGGGTTGCTCCTGTCGCTCGTCTGCGGCGCGGCGCTCGCGCTGGCGCTCCACCGCTTCCGGCCGCTGCGCCGCGCGACCTACCCGCTGCTGGTCGGCACGCAGGCGGTCCCGATCGTGGTAATCGCCCCGCTGCTCGCCGCGTGGTTCGGCTACGGGATCCTGCCCAAGCTCGTGATCGTCGCGCTCGTCTGCTTCTTCCCGATCGTCGTCACGACGCTCGACGGGCTGCGCGCGGTCGACCCCGAGCAGCACAAGCTGCTGAAGACCCTCGGCGCCTCGCCCATGCAGACGTTCCGCTGGGTCGAGGCGCCCGCGGCGCTCCCCGCGGCGCTGAGCGGCGCGAAGATCGCGGTCGCGGTCGGCGGGATCGCCGCGGTCTTCGCCGAGTACTCCGGCTCCGAGAGGGGCCTCGGGCACCTGCTGCTGCAGTCGATCCCGCAGCTGGAGACCGCGCGCGCCTGGGCCGCGGTCGTCGTCCTCGCCGCCCTGGCCATCGCCTGCTTCTCCCTCCTCGCCCTCGCCGAGCGCCGCCTGGCGCCGTGGGCCCACCGACGAAAGGACCTCGACGCATGA